A genomic region of Miscanthus floridulus cultivar M001 chromosome 3, ASM1932011v1, whole genome shotgun sequence contains the following coding sequences:
- the LOC136541868 gene encoding L-type lectin-domain containing receptor kinase IX.1-like — protein MAVTSSRCLLSTLCCLFYLLSSIHVPLAASLSFHFNFSDPDSTCTAHNAELACSGDAYFHSTENAIELTKNDMGDRNNHSVGRLTYTQPMPLWDGTTGELASFTTSFTFRIKPARQDSPEPSADGMAFFLAHHASGVPPPGSFGRNLGLFNDSTNRDARGDDRVVAVEFDTFQNAEWGEVDGNHVGIDVNSIFSADSISPNKSIKSGETLAADVAYDNSTETLSVTLRMNGAPYRVSANVDMRRSLPQMVAVGFSAATGKNVEAHQLLSWSFNSSLAMSPGEAPAPVPSQAITSKRHSKAHSSMIAVSAAAAVFVVICALIGFVLRRKLRIWKKSKEASGSGGGGGELDEEHDGGEAEFEKGVGPKRYYYSQLAAATSNFSEEMKLGRGGFGHVYQGCLKIDGQDRHVAIKKFSESSVQGRKEFEAEVKIISRLRHRNLVQLIGWCDSCKGLLIVYELVSEGSLDRHMYKNTRLLTWPQRYKIIISLGSALRYLHAEWEQCVVHGDIKPSNIMLDSSLDAKLGDFGLARLIDHGVRPATTKVVLGTAGYIDPELVNTRRPSAVSDVYSFGVVLLELVTGRRPVEEPDDSDDLFVLVRWVWRLYRRNAIAEAVDERLLSLQGDDGEVEERRQMERALVVGLWCAHPDRSERPSIARAMHVLQSTADVVKLPVLRPQMYSGDTFHTVTMGGDGYGDLSFGETSTGSDTSTGGCNSRSESK, from the exons ATGGCGGTGACGAGCTCTCGCTGCCTTCTGTCCACGCTGTGCTGCCTCTTCTACCTGCTGTCCTCCATCCACGTCCCCCTCGCCGCCTCGCTCTCCTTCCACTTCAACTTCTCAGACCCCGACTCCACCTGCACCGCCCATAATGCAGAGCTGGCCTGCTCCGGCGACGCCTACTTCCACAGCACCGAGAACGCGATCGAGCTGACCAAGAACGACATGGGCGACCGCAACAACCACAGCGTCGGCCGGCTGACGTACACGCAGCCGATGCCTCTCTGGGACGGCACCACCGGCGAGCTCGCCAGCTTCACCACCTCCTTCACATTCCGGATCAAGCCGGCTCGACAGGACTCGCCGGAGCCGAGCGCCGACGGGATGGCGTTCTTCCTCGCGCACCACGCGTCCGGGGTGCCGCCCCCCGGCAGCTTCGGCAGGAACCTGGGCCTCTTCAACGACAGCACCAACAGGGACGCCAGGGGCGACGACCGCGTCGTGGCGGTCGAGTTCGACACGTTCCAGAACGCCGAGTGGGGAGAGGTGGACGGAAACCACGTCGGGATCGACGTCAACTCCATCTTCTCTGCTGATTCCATCTCGCCCAACAAGAGCATCAAGTCTGGTGAGACCTTGGCCGCCGACGTCGCCTACGACAACAGCACGGAGACGCTGTCCGTCACCCTCCGGATGAACGGGGCACCGTACCGTGTCAGCGCCAACGTCGACATGAGGAGAAGCTTGCCCCAGATGGTGGCCGTCGGCTTCTCCGCTGCCACCGGCAAAAACGTCGAGGCGCACCAGCTCCTGTCGTGGTCCTTCAACTCTTCTCTCGCCATGTCACCTGGGGAAGCACCTGCACCTGTGCCCTCTCAAGCCATCACCTCCAAAAGGCATTCCAAGGCGCATAGCAGCATGATAGCAGTATCTGCTGCTGCAGCTGTGTTTGTGGTTATATGCGCTTTAATTGGGTTTGTTCTGAGGCGGAAACTGAGGATTTGGAAGAAATCCAAGGAAGCATccggatccggcggcggcggcggcgaactcGACGAGGAACACGACGGCGGCGAGGCTGAGTTTGAGAAAGGCGTCGGCCCAAAGAGGTATTATTACAGCCAACTTGCGGCCGCGACGAGCAATTTCTCTGAAGAGATGAAGCTGGGGAGAGGCGGCTTCGGCCACGTCTACCAGGGATGCCTCAAGATCGACGGCCAGGACCGCCATGTGGCCATAAAGAAGTTCTCGGAGTCGTCCGTGCAGGGGAGGAAGGAGTTCGAGGCCGAGGtgaagatcatcagccggctgaGGCACCGCAATCTCGTGCAGTTGATCGGTTGGTGTGACAGCTGCAAAGGTCTCCTCATCGTCTACGAACTCGTGTCGGAGGGCAGCCTTGACAGGCACATGTATAAAAACACGAGGTTGCTTACCTGGCCTCAAAG GTACAAGATCATCATCAGCCTCGGCTCTGCGCTGCGGTACCTCCACGCGGAGTGGGAGCAGTGTGTAGTGCACGGCGACATCAAGCCGAGCAACATCATGCTGGATTCCTCGCTGGACGCCAAGCTGGGCGACTTCGGCCTGGCGAGGCTGATCGACCACGGCGTGAGGCCTGccacgacgaaggtggtgctggGCACCGCGGGATACATCGATCCGGAGCTCGTCAACACGCGCCGCCCCAGCGCCGTGTCGGACGTCTACAGCTTCGGCGTCGTCCTCCTGGAGCTCGTCACCGGCCGGCGCCCGGTGGAGGAGCCCGACGACAGCGACGACCTGTTCGTGCTGGTGAGGTGGGTGTGGCGCCTGTACAGAAGGAATGCCATCGCCGAGGCGGTGGACGAGAGGTTGTTGAGCCTCCAGGGCGATGATGGCGAGGTGGAGGAGCGGAGGCAGATGGAGCGAGCGCTGGTCGTGGGGCTCTGGTGCGCTCACCCGGACCGCAGCGAACGGCCGTCCATCGCGCGTGCCATGCACGTCCTGCAGTCCACGGCGGATGTGGTGAAGTTGCCGGTGCTGCGGCCGCAGATGTACAGCGGCGACACGTTTCATACCGTAACCATGGGAGGAGATGGCTACGGCGATCTGTCTTTCGGGGAGACGTCCACCGGCAGTGACACGTCGACTGGCGGCTGCAATTCTCGTTCAGAGAGCAAATGA